The Candidatus Taylorbacteria bacterium region CAGGCATCTATCACAGTGTGGCGAGAATGAGTGACGGGAACTACGAAGTTGCTTCTGAAGGAGGTTCGTGGTTTGACATTTTCAAGCGATATCAGGATTTTCATGCAACGCCCGACACGACTGTCTATGCGTATAGCGCAATATTTGCTCCCTATTTTTTGGATACCTCCATTGTTCACGAATGGCAAAGATACGATGAGAATTCAAGGAAATGGATAACAATGGGCAGGGAGGTGCTACCTGTTGTCGGAGGGCGGGAAGGCGGTTTTCGAACATTTTCGGAAAAAACAATTCTCAATTCCGGAAGGTGGCGCGTAAACGTTGAAACTCCTCGGGGAGCTGTTCTGGGGCGTCTTCTTTTTAGGATTATCCCGGTCGAGCAGGAACCAGAATTAAAAACAACAATAAACCAATGAAAAAGAAAGAGCGAATTATTGGGCTTCCGCGAAATGTATTCTTCCTCGGGCTGACGAGTTTTTTCAACGACTTCTCTTCGGAAATGATACTTTCCATTTTGCCCGCTTTTTTTATTTCCGTTTTGAAAACCGGCGCGGCCTCTCTGGGTCTGGTTGAGGGCATCGCTGATTTTAGCGCGAACGTTATTAAAATTTATTCCGGGAGATTTTCCGATAAAATACAGAAGAAAAAAATATTTGCCGTTTCGGGCTATGTCCTTTCCGTCTTTACTCGACCCTTCTATTATTTTGTCGGGAGCGTTGCGGGAGTCGTGGGATTAAGGGTAGCCGACAGAATCGGAAAAGGACTCCGTGATTCTCCGCGGGACGCGCTGATTTCCCTCTCAACGCCCGAGGGTGAGATGGGACGGGCGTTCGGATATCATCGGGCGATGGATACCGCCGGGGCGATAGTGGGTCCGCTTGTGGCGTTTCTCATACTGAGACAATTTCCTCAAGGATTTAATATTATATTCGTAACTGCATTCGTCGTGGGACTCGCGGCTCTCGCAAGTCTTGTGTTGGTCAAGGAAATCAAAGTGA contains the following coding sequences:
- a CDS encoding MFS transporter, yielding MKKKERIIGLPRNVFFLGLTSFFNDFSSEMILSILPAFFISVLKTGAASLGLVEGIADFSANVIKIYSGRFSDKIQKKKIFAVSGYVLSVFTRPFYYFVGSVAGVVGLRVADRIGKGLRDSPRDALISLSTPEGEMGRAFGYHRAMDTAGAIVGPLVAFLILRQFPQGFNIIFVTAFVVGLAALASLVLVKEIKVMAQNRKEVASSPYAFPLQFKLYLASMFLLSLGTLPVAILLFRAKDIGFIIASIPLFYMIYSISYALFSAPAGRVADKIGEKKVIFFGYFALLAGYLVLGTAQSLLMLIAGFLLVGVFSALTDGTQRAHVANIIPGGYHGSAFGYLNAVIGFGYLFAGIVGGYLWQNFGAVSALGASVIAVILGLILFSIRAK